In Microplitis demolitor isolate Queensland-Clemson2020A chromosome 9, iyMicDemo2.1a, whole genome shotgun sequence, one genomic interval encodes:
- the LOC128668544 gene encoding uncharacterized protein LOC128668544, protein MTAEILNIQRQIIFDESIAHYEAHAHLPYASSTFNNSDEIRIAVQHQDLCLLPSKSTLHVYGKFTKSDGTAVSATTHMVNMTVCHMFEEKRYELNGVEIDRNKNVGITSLMKGYTSLSPAQQNILENSGWIMDEAVNKLHNDNGYFDVSIPLSLLLGFAEDYHKVVINAKHELILIRSNADLNAYVVATPAAGAHAEAVKIMLQKIELMVPYVTMADKRKIEALNYITSDPAISISFRAWELYEYSLLPNTSKHIWAVKTSTQLEKPRFVILGFQTARKNDATKNASVFDHCNIRDIKLFLNSQSYPYGNLNLNIANNQYALLYDMYINFQISYYNKEPEPLLTKKKFLEQAPLYVIDCSKQNESIKSGPVDVRLEFESTNQFPAQTSAYCLIIHDRIVEYNPISSIVRKLI, encoded by the coding sequence ATGACGGCagaaatcttaaatattcaacgacaaatcatttttgatgagTCGATTGCACACTATGAAGCACATGCTCATCTCCCgtatgcttcatcaacattcAACAACAGCGATGAAATAAGAATTGCTGTTCAACATCAAGATTTATGTCTACTTCCAAGTAAAAGTACACTGCATGTGTACGGAAAATTCACAAAGTCTGATGGTACAGCTGTAAGTGCAACTACTCACATGGTAAACATGACAGTATGTCATATGTTTGAAGAAAAACGTTACGAACTCAATGGTGTTGAGATTGATCGTAACAAAAATGTTGGCATCACAAGTCTCATGAAAGGATACACGTCACTGAGTCCAGCTCAACAAAATATACTCGAGAACTCAGGCTGGATTATGGATGAAGCTGTTAACAAATTACACAATGACAATGGCTACTTTGATGTATCTATACCACTGAGTCTTTTGCTTGGATTTGCTGAAGATTACCataaagttgtcatcaatgcaaagcatgaattaattttaataagatcaAATGCTGATTTGAATGCCTACGTTGTGGCTACACCAGCTGCTGGAGCTCATGCTGAAGCTGTTAAAATTATGCTGCAAAAAATCGAGTTGATGGTACCATATGTGACTATGGCTGATAAACGaaaaattgaagctttgaattatattacaaGTGATCCAGCTATATCAATCAGTTTCCGAGCTTGGGAGCTGTACGAGTATTCACTATTACCTAATACTTCGAAGCACATTTGGGCAGTTAAAACATCTACGCAGCTCGAGAAACCACGTTTTGTGATACTTGGATTTCAAacagcaagaaaaaatgatgcaACTAAAAACGCCAGCGTATTTGATCACTGCAACAtcagagatataaaattatttttaaactctcagAGTTATCCTTATGGGAATTTAAACCTCAACATTGCAAACAATCAATATGCTCTCTTGtatgatatgtatataaatttccaaatttcataCTACAACAAAGAACCTGAGCCACTGTTGacgaagaagaaatttttggaacaagCACCACTGTATGTTATCGATTGCTCGAAACAAAACGAATCGATAAAATCTGGACCAGTGGATGTTCGTCTGGAATTTGAATCTACAAATCAATTTCCTGCGCAGACATCAGCTTATTGCCTCATTATACATGATCGCATAGTCGAGTATAATCCTATAAGCAGCATCGTACGAAAACTAATATGA